AAAACACCGACGAGGGTCGGCAGAAATTCATCGAGGAACTCGAGGAGACGCACGTGCTGTTCAAGGAGTTCGTCAGCGAGCACCGGCCGCAAGTCGATATCGACCAGATCGCCACGGGTGAAACCTGGTACGGGCGCCGTGCCCTCGGGATGAAACTGATCGACGAAGTCAGCACCTCGGACGACTACCTGATCAAGCGCGTCGAGGAGGTGAACGTCTACGATGTCCGCTTTGTCGAGCACAAATCACTGCGCGAGCGCCTCGGCATGGGCGCGGCCGAGATGCTCGACCGCGTCGCGGTCAAATGGTGGGATCGGCTCACGCAGAGCCGCTGGATGGTCTGATCGGTGAGTGCGGCACGGCGGCGTGTGCTGGTCCGCCTGGTCAAGGCCGGCGCGTTGCTCATCTTCGGCGGCCTGGTGGTGGTGTTGCTGGGCAGCATCTGGCCAACCGTGACCACCCAACGTGTATCGATCTACGTCGACGCCGCCGCGCTCGTACCGGGTGAAGCCATCCGCACCGCCATCGGCAACCTGCCAGTGCTGGTGGTGCGGCGCGGCGACGCGGAGCTCGGCAGTCTCGATGACAGCCGCGTCAACGACGCGGCGTCCTGGCTGAGCCGTGAACCCGACGGCGTGGACGCGGTGCACCGCGGCGTCGACCCGCGCTTCCTCGTGATCGAGGCCTTGGGTACCGCCTTGCAGTGTGAACTCGAGCTGTTGCCCCCGTCCGAGGACGAGTTTCAGGGCATACCGTGGGCAGGCGGGTTTGCCGACAAGTGCCGCGGCGAGCGCTACGACTGGGCCGGTCGCGCTTACCGGAACCAGACCGCCAAGCGCAACTTGCGGGTCTTGCCCCACACCGTCGACGCTGACGACGGATTGACGGTGTCCCTGCCGTGATCGTGCGGAGCCTGCGAACACCACCACATTCACGCACCGCGCGGCCCCGGACAATGCCATGAGCACACGCTCGGTCAGCCGCCACAGCCGTGCCCGGCCCACGCTCGAGGGAGCCGGTGTGCAGCTGCACCGGGCCTTCGGATTCGGCGACACCGCGCGCACGGACCCCTTCCTGCTGTTCGACGATTTCCGCAACGAGAACCCGGAAGCCTATTTTCGCGGGTTTCCGTGGCACCCGCACCGCGGCATCGAGACGATCACCTACGTGTTGGCCGGCACCGTCGAACACGGAGACAGCCTTGGCAACCACGGCGAACTCGGCGCCGGCTCGGTGCAATGGATGACCGCCGGGCGCGGCATCCTCCACCAGGAGATGCCGCGCGGGGACGCGTCCGGACGCATGCACGGCTTCCAGTTGTGGGCCAACCTGCCGGCGAAACACAAGCTGTGCGCGCCGCGGTATCAGGACATCGCGCCCGAGGCCATCCCGGTGGCCGTCGAGGACGACGGCGCGGTCGCGCGGGTACTCTGTGGCCACTTCTGGGGCAAGACCGGCCCGGTGGATGGCCTGGCGGCCGAGCCGATGGTGCTCGACATCAGTGTGCCGCCGAACACGGTCAAGGTGCTGCCGGTCGACACCTGGCGGCAGGCCTTTGCCTACGTGTTTGCAGGCAGCGCCGATTTCCGCGACGCGTCGGCGCCGCGTGGGGTGTTGCACGAGTCCGTCGGCGCCGGCGGCGAGGAAATCCTGGTGCGCGAACCCGCTGGCAACCGCTCGCTGGTGCTGTTCAGTGCAGGGGACGAGGTGCGCGTCGCTGCGGGGCCGGAGGGTGTGCGTTTCCTGCTGTGCTCGGGGCGCCCGATCCAGGAGCCCGTCGCGTGGCACGGCCCGATCGTGATGAACACGGCCGAGGAGATCCGAACCGCGCTCGAACAGCTTCAGAGCGGCAGTTTCATCGGGCAGTAATCAGTCAACACTCACACTGTCAGCTCGTGCGCTAATTGCAGATCAGCTCTCCTACGTAGAAGTCTGCTGCACTGCCTGTCGAGCGATTGTCGCTGCCCCAAGCCCATTTCCACCCTGTGCTGCCGTCAGCATACTGAGCGCTTTGAACCAGTGACACGTGCGGCTGAGCGTAGTAACCACTGGTTCCACCAGCAGGTTCAAGCCCAGTGTTGTCACCCTCGTCCCAGCCCAGCCAGGCAACCTCATTTGTGTCGACGTCAATGGCGATGATGGCATTGTTTTGCGCTATTGGGTTGCTGTCCGGGTGTCCACCTTGGTAGGACGACAACACGGCTACGCCTCGGCCGTCCAGCGGCATAGACATGTGACCGGCCGGCATACCTCTGTTGTCCCACAAGGCAGTGCCTGTGATGTGTGTCATCTGTTGTGTGTCAAGGTTGTACGCAAAGATGCCAGCGGTTTCACC
This Pseudomonadota bacterium DNA region includes the following protein-coding sequences:
- a CDS encoding ubiquinol-cytochrome C reductase, iron-sulfur subunit, which produces MSAARRRVLVRLVKAGALLIFGGLVVVLLGSIWPTVTTQRVSIYVDAAALVPGEAIRTAIGNLPVLVVRRGDAELGSLDDSRVNDAASWLSREPDGVDAVHRGVDPRFLVIEALGTALQCELELLPPSEDEFQGIPWAGGFADKCRGERYDWAGRAYRNQTAKRNLRVLPHTVDADDGLTVSLP
- a CDS encoding pirin family protein, whose protein sequence is MSTRSVSRHSRARPTLEGAGVQLHRAFGFGDTARTDPFLLFDDFRNENPEAYFRGFPWHPHRGIETITYVLAGTVEHGDSLGNHGELGAGSVQWMTAGRGILHQEMPRGDASGRMHGFQLWANLPAKHKLCAPRYQDIAPEAIPVAVEDDGAVARVLCGHFWGKTGPVDGLAAEPMVLDISVPPNTVKVLPVDTWRQAFAYVFAGSADFRDASAPRGVLHESVGAGGEEILVREPAGNRSLVLFSAGDEVRVAAGPEGVRFLLCSGRPIQEPVAWHGPIVMNTAEEIRTALEQLQSGSFIGQ